Proteins encoded by one window of Collimonas fungivorans:
- a CDS encoding EAL and HDOD domain-containing protein has translation MRNDNFIVREPLLDPKQGVVGYDLTWQEIGDGGGGADGQADEGDLHALLSFVAAQLSDEKNGWLLGKKLLFLEASPALLSGVAIKRMPAASTVLTLKHGDLADPAALAAVKTLRAAGYGISLRGAELSSGALPADISHLEVRFSAGDFAAQARRYASLKKSSLRMVGRPVSNWQDYDACAMLGLDAFIGKLHLTPRPGKRATGLNPAQQIIVQIMNLVAKNENLQKIEEIFKRDPGLSYELLRFINSAAFGLKTEVQSLRAALALLGYEALFQWLSLLLATASSSGYSPVLMETAIIRGRFSELLGQKYLPRGESENLFVAGIFSLLDRLLGVSMEEVLASIKLSDQVAAALLTRSGPYGPYVALAEACELNSPLVGPLASSLKITPEEVNLAHLSALAWAQKLGVPAA, from the coding sequence ATGCGCAATGACAATTTCATAGTTCGAGAACCTTTACTTGATCCGAAACAAGGCGTAGTGGGCTACGACCTCACCTGGCAGGAAATCGGCGACGGCGGCGGCGGCGCCGACGGCCAGGCCGACGAAGGGGACTTGCATGCGCTGCTGAGTTTCGTTGCCGCTCAGTTGAGCGATGAAAAAAACGGCTGGCTGCTGGGCAAGAAGCTGCTGTTCCTGGAAGCGTCCCCGGCCCTGCTGAGCGGCGTTGCGATCAAAAGGATGCCGGCCGCCAGCACGGTGCTGACGCTCAAGCACGGCGACCTGGCCGACCCTGCCGCCCTGGCCGCGGTAAAAACCCTGCGCGCCGCAGGTTACGGCATCTCCCTGCGCGGCGCAGAACTCAGCAGCGGCGCCCTGCCTGCCGACATTTCCCATCTTGAAGTGCGATTTTCCGCCGGCGATTTTGCGGCGCAGGCACGTCGTTACGCTTCGCTGAAAAAATCGTCGCTGCGCATGGTCGGCCGGCCGGTCAGCAACTGGCAGGACTATGACGCCTGCGCCATGCTGGGACTGGATGCCTTCATCGGCAAGCTGCACCTGACGCCGCGCCCGGGCAAGCGCGCCACCGGCCTGAACCCGGCGCAGCAGATCATCGTGCAGATCATGAACCTGGTCGCCAAGAACGAGAACCTGCAAAAGATCGAAGAAATCTTCAAGCGCGATCCCGGTTTGTCCTATGAACTGCTGCGCTTCATCAATTCGGCGGCGTTCGGCCTGAAGACTGAAGTCCAGTCATTGCGCGCCGCCCTCGCCTTGCTCGGCTACGAGGCGCTGTTCCAGTGGCTGTCGCTGCTGCTGGCCACCGCCAGCAGCAGCGGCTATTCGCCGGTGCTGATGGAAACCGCCATCATCCGCGGCCGTTTCTCGGAACTGCTGGGACAAAAATACCTGCCCAGGGGCGAATCGGAAAACCTGTTTGTCGCGGGGATTTTTTCGTTGCTGGACCGGCTGCTGGGCGTCAGCATGGAGGAAGTGCTGGCCAGCATCAAGCTGTCCGACCAGGTGGCCGCAGCGTTGCTGACCCGTTCCGGACCGTATGGTCCCTATGTAGCGCTGGCCGAGGCTTGCGAACTGAATTCGCCGCTGGTCGGCCCCTTGGCCAGCTCGCTCAAGATCACCCCCGAGGAGGTCAACCTGGCGCATCTGTCGGCACTGGCGTGGGCGCAAAAACTGGGCGTGCCGGCAGCGTAG
- a CDS encoding fimbrial protein: MSNGNSVFSRCARTLAERRRSLSGMLLFICLLVSAQLAQAACFKNPSYTEKTINMFFGKVYLPSDLAVGALIARKEFNLPLKGGQLDKPWNCTNGGVVNGDMLQGQMITGYDHVYSTNVTGIGVRLSRFFNGTDSTYYAHTRTTTSDFGLFDANSKFVVELFKTGPKTGSGPLAPGIYTKYYSVADSLSVLTTYLDVNAITIVTPTCTVDVGSKNIAVNLGSVSRSNFKGVGSSAGEKDFNIKLNCQRGENTQNIIALNMAATSDPTNKPGVLQLTQEPGVATGVGIQVLDQTRTPVKFTTSTVADTNSINVGPSDDIQYVVPFKARYYQTTPNINTGKANGTATFTIVYQ, encoded by the coding sequence ATGAGCAACGGGAATAGCGTATTCAGCAGATGCGCGCGAACATTGGCGGAGCGGCGCCGCAGCCTGTCCGGCATGCTGCTTTTTATCTGCCTGCTGGTCAGCGCTCAGCTGGCGCAGGCGGCCTGCTTTAAGAATCCGTCTTATACGGAAAAAACGATCAACATGTTTTTCGGCAAGGTCTATCTGCCGAGCGATCTGGCTGTGGGAGCGCTGATTGCAAGAAAAGAATTCAACCTGCCGCTGAAAGGCGGGCAACTCGACAAGCCATGGAATTGCACCAACGGCGGCGTGGTAAACGGCGACATGCTGCAAGGACAGATGATCACGGGATACGATCATGTGTACTCCACCAACGTCACCGGAATCGGCGTTCGCCTGTCGCGGTTTTTTAATGGGACTGACTCCACTTATTACGCCCACACCCGCACCACTACCAGCGATTTCGGTCTCTTCGACGCCAATTCCAAATTTGTCGTTGAGCTGTTCAAGACCGGCCCCAAGACCGGCAGCGGTCCTTTGGCGCCAGGCATCTACACCAAATATTACAGCGTCGCGGACAGTTTATCCGTGCTCACCACCTATCTTGACGTCAACGCCATTACTATCGTTACTCCCACCTGTACGGTTGACGTCGGTTCAAAGAATATAGCGGTCAACCTGGGCTCCGTTTCCAGGAGCAATTTCAAGGGAGTCGGCAGTTCGGCCGGCGAGAAGGATTTCAATATCAAGCTCAATTGCCAGCGCGGCGAGAACACCCAGAACATCATTGCACTGAACATGGCGGCGACATCCGATCCCACCAACAAACCGGGCGTCTTGCAGCTGACCCAGGAACCTGGCGTGGCGACCGGGGTTGGCATCCAGGTGCTGGATCAGACCAGGACGCCGGTGAAATTCACGACCTCTACGGTTGCCGACACCAATTCCATCAATGTCGGTCCTTCCGACGATATCCAGTACGTGGTGCCGTTCAAGGCCAGGTACTACCAGACCACGCCCAACATCAATACCGGCAAGGCCAACGGCACTGCTACGTTCACGATCGTGTATCAGTAG
- a CDS encoding fimbria/pilus outer membrane usher protein gives MIRLSHQRKPVRLALSAITLAVLAQVAHAQGQGGSIFNEQFLDIGGDQSRADLSLFAFGNRVLPGSYLVDVSLNESSVGQSQVNFVDNPDDAADSKSAQACITRSMLEGWGVKVEVFPALMAAGDQCVDLAKVIPGSSVSYNGEKLRLTLSIPQAAMKRQARGAITPDKWDKGINVGMLDYQFSAARYDGGNNFGSNNAGSSTNSITDFNGNPSTPTSQARNTLYAGLRGGFNLGDWRFRNFSTYNRGLDGQGHWQSVTSYLQRDIAALGGQLTLGDSTTPGNFFDSFQFRGVQLASDDGMLPDSQQGYAPTIRGVAQTNARVTVRQNGFVVYSTYVAPGPFVLDDLYPTSTSGDLEVTITEADGRETKFKQAFSAVPTLLREGVWRYSATAGQYRNGLGSNVSGSKPFFMQGTVARGLGREFSVYGGLIGSDIHQSVVFGVGKNLRDFGAISADLSQAHTKGPFNQSYDGQSLRFLYAKSFENYGTSVRMAGYRYSTGGFRTFQEAAQMQDLQSGQVLNNRRSQLQLDFAQQLGSRGGSVYASAQQQSYWGTDQKTRLIQLGYSNFYKQFTYSFTYNNSTNLSGPSSRQLMVSLSMPLGDSRSYARYSATQGNDGEVSHQASVYGSALDDGRLTYNVSTTHSNRSDNSGSASASYLSQYGRFDFGRAQGSGYGQTTLGVAGGLVVHGGGVTLSQPLGETMALVEAPDAADVGFEVYPGVRTDSRGNAVLANLSPYRINRLAVRTEDLGDEVEIKNAAMDVVPTRGAVVLAKFETSIGLRLMLNLSDKSGKPLPFGARVENEQGQEMGIVGSDGQTFVTGAKDAGAFSVKWGQGAADQCSIKYQVPVEKNPAPIRQMNAQCE, from the coding sequence GTGATCAGATTGTCGCATCAACGCAAACCGGTACGCCTGGCACTGTCCGCGATTACGCTGGCCGTGCTGGCGCAGGTGGCGCACGCCCAAGGCCAGGGCGGCTCGATATTCAACGAGCAGTTCCTGGACATCGGCGGCGATCAAAGCCGTGCCGACCTGTCCTTGTTCGCGTTCGGCAACCGGGTCTTGCCCGGCAGTTATCTGGTCGATGTCAGCCTGAATGAAAGCAGTGTTGGCCAGAGCCAGGTCAATTTTGTCGACAATCCCGACGATGCTGCGGACAGCAAGAGCGCCCAGGCCTGCATCACCCGCAGCATGCTGGAGGGCTGGGGCGTCAAGGTAGAAGTATTCCCTGCGCTGATGGCGGCCGGCGACCAATGCGTTGACCTGGCAAAGGTCATTCCCGGTTCCAGCGTTTCCTATAATGGCGAGAAACTGCGCCTGACGCTGAGCATTCCGCAGGCCGCCATGAAGCGCCAGGCGCGCGGCGCCATCACTCCGGACAAATGGGACAAGGGCATCAATGTCGGCATGCTGGACTACCAGTTTTCGGCGGCGCGCTATGATGGTGGCAACAACTTCGGCAGCAACAACGCCGGCAGCAGCACCAACAGCATCACCGATTTCAATGGCAACCCGAGCACCCCCACCAGCCAGGCCCGCAATACCTTGTATGCCGGCCTGCGCGGCGGTTTCAACCTGGGCGACTGGCGCTTCCGCAATTTCTCGACCTACAACCGCGGCCTCGACGGCCAGGGCCACTGGCAGTCGGTGACTTCCTACCTGCAGCGCGATATCGCTGCGCTGGGCGGCCAGCTGACGCTAGGCGACAGCACCACGCCGGGCAATTTCTTCGACTCTTTCCAGTTCCGCGGCGTCCAGCTGGCGTCCGACGACGGCATGCTGCCCGACAGCCAGCAAGGTTATGCGCCAACCATCCGCGGCGTGGCGCAAACCAACGCCCGCGTCACGGTGCGCCAGAACGGCTTCGTGGTGTACAGCACCTATGTCGCACCCGGCCCATTTGTACTGGATGACTTGTACCCGACTTCCACCAGCGGCGACCTGGAAGTGACGATTACCGAAGCAGACGGCCGCGAAACCAAGTTCAAGCAGGCGTTCTCCGCCGTGCCGACCTTGTTGCGCGAAGGCGTCTGGCGCTACAGCGCTACCGCCGGCCAATACCGCAACGGCCTGGGATCGAATGTCAGCGGCTCCAAGCCGTTTTTCATGCAGGGCACCGTGGCGCGCGGACTGGGGCGGGAATTTTCGGTATACGGCGGCCTCATCGGTTCCGATATCCATCAGTCGGTGGTGTTCGGGGTCGGCAAGAATTTGCGCGATTTCGGCGCCATATCGGCCGACCTGTCGCAAGCGCATACCAAGGGACCGTTCAACCAGAGTTACGACGGTCAGTCGCTGCGCTTCCTGTACGCCAAGTCGTTCGAGAATTACGGCACCAGCGTGCGCATGGCCGGTTATCGTTATTCCACCGGCGGCTTCCGTACGTTCCAGGAAGCGGCGCAGATGCAGGACCTGCAAAGCGGCCAGGTGCTCAACAACCGCCGCAGCCAGCTGCAGCTGGATTTTGCCCAGCAGCTGGGCAGCCGTGGCGGCAGCGTCTACGCCTCGGCGCAGCAGCAAAGCTATTGGGGCACGGACCAGAAGACACGCCTGATCCAGCTCGGTTATTCTAATTTTTACAAACAGTTCACCTACAGTTTTACCTATAACAACAGCACCAACCTGAGCGGACCGTCGAGCCGCCAGCTGATGGTGTCCTTGTCGATGCCGCTGGGTGACAGCCGTTCCTACGCCCGCTACTCGGCGACCCAAGGCAACGACGGCGAGGTCAGCCATCAGGCCAGCGTCTATGGTTCGGCGCTGGATGACGGCCGCCTGACCTATAACGTATCGACAACCCATTCGAACCGCAGCGACAACAGTGGCAGCGCTTCCGCCAGCTACCTGTCGCAATACGGCCGCTTCGACTTCGGCCGCGCGCAAGGTTCGGGCTACGGCCAGACTACCCTGGGTGTGGCAGGCGGCCTGGTGGTGCATGGCGGCGGCGTGACCTTGTCGCAGCCGCTGGGTGAAACCATGGCGCTGGTGGAAGCGCCGGACGCCGCCGATGTCGGCTTCGAGGTGTATCCGGGTGTCCGTACCGATAGCCGCGGCAATGCGGTGCTGGCGAACCTGAGCCCGTACCGGATCAACCGCCTGGCGGTGCGCACCGAAGACCTGGGCGACGAAGTGGAAATCAAGAACGCCGCCATGGATGTGGTGCCGACCCGCGGTGCGGTGGTGCTGGCCAAGTTCGAGACTTCGATAGGCCTGCGCCTGATGCTGAACCTGAGCGACAAGAGCGGCAAGCCGCTGCCGTTCGGCGCCAGGGTCGAGAACGAGCAGGGACAAGAGATGGGTATCGTCGGCAGCGATGGCCAGACCTTCGTCACCGGCGCCAAGGATGCCGGCGCATTCAGCGTCAAGTGGGGCCAGGGCGCGGCTGATCAATGCAGCATCAAGTACCAGGTGCCGGTCGAGAAGAATCCGGCGCCGATCCGTCAAATGAATGCGCAGTGCGAATGA
- a CDS encoding molecular chaperone, with the protein MLGKQFFTSVAIGGVLAFSALSAGAGVMLGGTRVILGEKDRQASIPLKNTGTAPYVVQTWIDAGEGKNKTPLLVTPPLARMDPGAENILRIVRIAGDLPSDRESVFWLNVKEIPEKSDQQNVLQVAVRTRIKVFYRPTGLAGKPDEARGLVTLSVVPGEDGKGAALRVNNPSTYNITFTGFKINGDKEQTRAGMVPPFGALDFPLTVISAPQAIDASYTTINDYGGETPEVTVKVAVGSAAPAAGK; encoded by the coding sequence ATGTTAGGCAAACAATTCTTCACTTCCGTTGCGATCGGCGGCGTGCTGGCATTCAGCGCACTGTCGGCTGGCGCCGGCGTGATGCTGGGCGGCACCCGCGTGATCCTGGGCGAGAAAGACCGGCAAGCGTCGATCCCGCTGAAGAACACCGGCACCGCGCCATATGTGGTGCAAACCTGGATCGATGCCGGCGAAGGCAAGAACAAGACGCCGCTGCTGGTGACGCCGCCTCTGGCGCGCATGGATCCGGGCGCGGAAAACATCTTGCGCATCGTCCGCATCGCCGGCGACTTGCCGAGCGACCGCGAATCGGTATTCTGGCTCAACGTCAAGGAAATCCCGGAAAAATCGGATCAGCAGAACGTGCTGCAGGTCGCCGTGCGCACCCGCATCAAAGTGTTCTACCGGCCGACCGGCCTGGCTGGCAAGCCTGACGAGGCGCGTGGCCTGGTCACGCTGTCGGTGGTGCCTGGCGAAGATGGCAAGGGCGCCGCGCTGCGGGTGAACAATCCGAGCACTTACAACATCACGTTTACCGGTTTCAAGATCAACGGCGACAAAGAGCAGACCCGAGCTGGCATGGTGCCGCCTTTCGGCGCGCTGGATTTTCCGTTGACCGTTATCAGCGCGCCGCAGGCGATTGACGCCAGCTACACCACGATCAACGACTACGGCGGTGAAACGCCGGAAGTAACGGTCAAGGTCGCAGTTGGCAGCGCCGCGCCTGCCGCAGGCAAATAA